DNA sequence from the Corvus hawaiiensis isolate bCorHaw1 chromosome 6, bCorHaw1.pri.cur, whole genome shotgun sequence genome:
AAGTGAACTTTCATCCACTAAGTACTGAGTCAGGGGCTCAGCAGCAATGAGAAGATACTCATTGTCTGTGTCCTGAGTTTCTGTGAGGCTCAAAGCTGTTGTTTTGGCTGCATCTGTTGGAGCCATGGTTGTTGAAAAGACATCAGATGTTGATTTCATCCCATATTCAGTCGTAGTTGCTACTGTAGAGGCTGTAGTTAAAACCACGGCACTTCTAGtagagcccagaggagaagctgATTCACTCAAGGATGCTGTGGCTGTATTTGTTTCTGGCTTCAGGTCTGGCAATGTGTTGGCATGCACTGGGTTTGCAGAGTGAGAACTCTCCATGGGGATGGGTGTCGTGGCACGCGTGGAAGCAGTGGAAGATGTTACTGCATCCTGCGGGATGGGGGTGGTCAGTGTTGTGGTCGGTGCTTTCAGGTCAGCTCCAGCAGAGGTGGGGCTGTCAGGGTGAGGAGCACTGGTGCTGGTGGTACCCGGGCTAGGCTGCTGTGCTTGGGTACCTGCTTCAGAAGTAACACTGAGGGGACCAGAAGTGAGGGACAATACTGAGACAGAGCTATTATGTCCTGAATTTTGGCTGGTGGTCACCATCTGGGTGACATGGCTGGAAGTGGGAGCAGAGATGTTACCATGAAAGGGAGAAGAGGTAGAGGCTGACTTGGCTTTAATAAAGGTATCAGAACCTCCAGAGGTGTTCGAGGCTCTGGCAGTTGTTTCATAAGTGGTCATAGCAACAGAGAAAGATGCATTTGTAATGTTTGTTGTTATGGCAGGGGCAGTGGTGGTAGCATGGCTTGCAGTTGGTTTTGCAGTACTTGTTGGGACATTTGCCTCCTCAACCTGAGCCAAATGCCTCAAAAGAACCCTGTGAGTCTGAGCAGTTG
Encoded proteins:
- the C6H11orf24 gene encoding uncharacterized protein C11orf24 homolog, which encodes MWTAIVFFLLISICICEHQFSVLKGGGVHVVQINRLTSEAQCRQACQSPGASGSHHCNWSVPYQNHCLLLQCHQLSVCQNAGEQDIKDLLAEIVSSKWETALFQHQSHPQKTERVLNAQIDRHSVENTFSSTAQTHRVLLRHLAQVEEANVPTSTAKPTASHATTTAPAITTNITNASFSVAMTTYETTARASNTSGGSDTFIKAKSASTSSPFHGNISAPTSSHVTQMVTTSQNSGHNSSVSVLSLTSGPLSVTSEAGTQAQQPSPGTTSTSAPHPDSPTSAGADLKAPTTTLTTPIPQDAVTSSTASTRATTPIPMESSHSANPVHANTLPDLKPETNTATASLSESASPLGSTRSAVVLTTASTVATTTEYGMKSTSDVFSTTMAPTDAAKTTALSLTETQDTDNEYLLIAAEPLTQYLVDESSLLAVLLVGTFFFITVIVLFLMQAYESYKKKDYTQVDYLINGMYVDSEM